In Gopherus flavomarginatus isolate rGopFla2 chromosome 1, rGopFla2.mat.asm, whole genome shotgun sequence, a single genomic region encodes these proteins:
- the LRRC17 gene encoding leucine-rich repeat-containing protein 17, translating to MKVVTIIILLFFCKAAYFRKTRNGSLRNKANNGRTNSLRKASSTVKHYAPGLPCDVYTYLHEKYLDCHERKLTFVSPDWPEDLRHMLLARNRIRKLKNNMFSKYKTLKSLDLQQNEISKIGSEAFFGLNKLTTLLLQHNQIKILSEEVFIYMPLLNYLRLYDNPWHCTCEMETLITMLQVPTNRNLGNYAKCVHPIELKDQKLKQIKVERLCTEEERLDPKNLAATKPKVVKPEFDSSLCHIYVFPIQTLDCKRKELKQVPANIPPDIVKLDLSNNKIKQLRAKEFEDVNELKILNLSSNGIVYIDPAAFSGLINLEELDLSNNTLQNFEYGVLEDLYFLKILWLRENPWRCDYNIHYLFYWLEHHYNVHYTGLECETPEEYKGWYVGKYVRSYYEECPKDKLPVYPETFEQDKEDEEWERHKEQSVQTVKKHGVIVTVIG from the exons ATGAAAGTGGTTACTATTATAATACTACTTTTCTTTTGTAAAGCAGCCTACTTTAGGAAGACAAGGAATGGGAGTTTGAGAAACAAAGCAAATAATGGAAGGACAAACAGCTTAAGAAAAGCATCTAGTACTGTTAAGCATTATGCCCCAGGCCTCCCCTGTGATGTGTATACTTACCTTCATGAGAAATACTTAGATTGCCATGAAAGGAAACTGACTTTTGTGTCTCCTGATTGGCCTGAGGATTTAAGACACATGCTGCTAGCAAGAAATAGGATTCGCAAACTGAAGAATAATATGTTTTCCAAgtataaaacattaaaaagtcTGGATTTACAACAGAATGAAATATCAAAAATTGGAAGTGAGGCTTTTTTTGGTTTAAACAAACTTACCACACTCTTACTTCAGCATAACCAGATTAAGATTTTGTCAGAGGAAGTTTTTATTTATATGCCCCTTCTAAACTATCTACGTCTTTATGATAATCCTTGGCATTGCACCTGTGAGATGGAAACTCTTATTACGATGTTGCAGGTTCCAACAAACAGGAACTTGGGAAATTATGCCAAGTGTGTACACCCAATAGAACTGAAAGATCAAAAGCTAAAGCAGATAAAAGTTGAACGTCTATGTACTGAAGAGGAAAGACTGGACCCCAAAAATCTAGCAGCAACAAAGCCTAAAGTTGTCAAACCAGAATTTGATTCCTCTCTTTGTCATATTTATGTATTTCCCATACAAACATTGGATTGCAAAAGAAAAG agtTAAAGCAAGTTCCTGCTAACATACCTCCAGATATTGTTAAACTTGATTTATCTAACAACAAAATCAAACAACTACGAGCCAAGGAGTTTGAAGATGTTAATGAACTGAAGATATTAAACCTTAGCAGTAATGGAATAGTTTACATAGATCCTG CTGCTTTTTCAGGACTCATTAACTTAGAGGAGCTTGATTTATCAAACAACACACTGCAAAATTTTGAATATGGAGTATTAGAAGACCTCtactttttgaaaatattatgGCTGAGAGAGAACCCTTGGAGATGTGATTACAACATTCATTACCTTTTCTACTGGTTAGAGCATCACTACAACGTTCACTACACTGGCCTAGAATGCGAAACGCCTGAGGAATACAAAGGGTGGTATGTTGGAAAATATGTCCGAAGTTATTATGAGGAGTGCCCAAAAGACAAGCTGCCAGTTTATCCAGAAACATTTGAGCAGGACAAAGAAGATGAGGAATGGGAACGACACAAAGAACAATCAGTTCAAACAGTAAAGAAGCATGGTGTAATTGTCACTGTAATAGGTTAA